In Gulosibacter molinativorax, a single window of DNA contains:
- a CDS encoding ATP-binding protein: protein MSGIDIETKRKLREMGAGALLEAIEVQDEDLTFGMTFEQRLQLVVDEAHSVFNHGKVEGLIRRAGLRYPDADLRRIDRVEERGLDPAVLAQLATCSFIDRQQNIVFQGFTGSGKSFLGCALAKQACQHRIRAHYIRMPDLEEAWALAKDKPQGTTKFLKKYAAFTLLVIDEWLLDHPDEAMRSMLLELLERRCGSTSTVFCTQYLKKDWHQRLGSGVHADAIMDRIVHNTIWIDTGTHNMREHTAIVQ, encoded by the coding sequence GTGAGCGGTATCGATATTGAGACGAAGCGGAAGCTGCGGGAGATGGGCGCGGGCGCACTGTTGGAAGCGATCGAGGTGCAGGACGAGGACCTCACGTTCGGGATGACGTTCGAGCAACGACTCCAGCTCGTGGTCGACGAGGCGCACTCGGTGTTCAACCATGGCAAGGTCGAGGGGCTGATCCGGCGTGCCGGACTGCGCTATCCCGACGCGGACCTGCGCCGGATTGATCGGGTCGAGGAACGTGGCCTGGACCCGGCAGTGTTGGCGCAGCTGGCGACGTGTTCGTTTATCGATCGACAACAGAATATCGTGTTCCAAGGGTTCACGGGGTCGGGGAAATCGTTTCTGGGGTGCGCGCTGGCGAAGCAGGCCTGTCAGCATCGGATCCGTGCGCACTATATTCGGATGCCCGATCTGGAAGAGGCTTGGGCGTTGGCGAAGGACAAGCCGCAGGGCACGACGAAGTTCTTGAAGAAGTATGCGGCGTTCACGCTGTTGGTGATCGATGAATGGCTGCTTGATCACCCGGATGAGGCGATGCGCAGCATGCTGCTGGAATTACTCGAGCGCCGGTGCGGCAGTACGTCGACGGTGTTCTGTACGCAGTACCTGAAGAAGGACTGGCATCAACGGCTGGGCTCTGGGGTGCACGCCGACGCGATCATGGACCGGATCGTGCACAACACGATCTGGATTGATACAGGCACGCACAATATGCGTGAACATACCGCGATAGTTCAGTAA